From Candidatus Zixiibacteriota bacterium, a single genomic window includes:
- a CDS encoding 6-phosphofructokinase, which yields MKIGILTGGGDCPGLNAVIRAVVRKSISQKQWEVIGIFEGWRGLIDEGLTRPMTLAEVSGILHRGGTILKTSRTNPYSKKIENGEQRVLENIKKLEIDCLVAVGGEDTLGVAEKLFHKGVNMIGIPKTIDNDLSGTDYTFGYDTAVNIATEAIDRLHTTAESHNRVLVCEVMGRHAGWIAIGCGIAGGADVILIPERPVEMDNVCELLKKRHNRGKDFSIVVVAEGAKISLEKEKDRDGSFIVQELGTDEFGHVRLGGIGNVIAREIEKRTGFESRMVILGHIQRGGSPTAFDRILATRFGVKAVDLIERGEFGKMVALRGKDIVAVELGKAVYETRTIDDELYETAAVFFG from the coding sequence ATGAAGATAGGAATCTTGACGGGTGGCGGTGATTGTCCAGGGTTGAACGCTGTCATCAGGGCAGTAGTTCGCAAATCGATCTCTCAGAAACAGTGGGAAGTAATTGGCATTTTCGAGGGCTGGCGTGGGCTCATCGATGAAGGCCTGACCCGTCCGATGACACTCGCGGAAGTGTCCGGAATACTCCACCGAGGAGGGACAATCCTCAAGACGTCCCGTACAAATCCGTACAGCAAGAAGATCGAGAATGGTGAGCAACGGGTTCTGGAAAACATCAAGAAGCTTGAAATAGACTGCCTCGTCGCAGTGGGTGGAGAGGACACGCTGGGAGTCGCCGAAAAGCTATTCCACAAAGGTGTCAATATGATCGGTATTCCGAAAACAATCGACAACGACCTTTCAGGGACAGACTATACTTTCGGATATGATACGGCTGTTAATATTGCGACCGAAGCGATCGACAGGCTTCACACAACAGCGGAATCACATAACCGAGTTCTGGTCTGTGAGGTGATGGGAAGGCATGCCGGATGGATTGCTATTGGCTGCGGAATCGCGGGCGGCGCAGATGTTATTCTTATTCCTGAACGTCCGGTCGAAATGGACAACGTGTGTGAACTGCTTAAGAAGCGTCACAATCGGGGGAAAGATTTCTCGATTGTCGTCGTGGCCGAGGGTGCCAAAATATCGCTGGAGAAAGAGAAAGACAGAGATGGCTCATTCATTGTCCAGGAGCTCGGCACGGATGAATTCGGACATGTACGTCTGGGCGGCATAGGAAATGTTATTGCTCGCGAGATAGAGAAGCGAACCGGTTTCGAGAGTCGCATGGTGATTCTCGGGCACATTCAGCGCGGTGGATCGCCGACGGCATTTGACAGGATTCTCGCCACCAGATTCGGGGTCAAAGCTGTGGATCTAATAGAGCGCGGAGAGTTCGGCAAGATGGTCGCTTTGCGCGGCAAAGATATTGTAGCGGTCGAGCTCGGAAAGGCTGTGTATGAGACAAGAACAATTGATGACGAGCTTTATGAGACGGCTGCGGTGTTTTTCGGTTAG
- a CDS encoding outer membrane beta-barrel protein, translated as MRLRLMTALLFTLLLQAAWAQDDSHNTIKGNRGNQLVGVRLGIYHFTSNEESIFGDNLISSSTTNNGFAAEVFFNYFFLDQTALEVSLGNANRGDILYENESIGRLFGSAGVYPMTLGLKITPLSGIVSGHYQPYIHGGGSLVVTREIFEGGTLYTDQYAYYDFGSKSRTAFGWWAGGGFESYVSSTIAVTSNFKYYSIDYSKYIAGYKDHSGYQISVGIAYIFRKK; from the coding sequence TTGAGATTGAGACTCATGACAGCGTTGCTGTTCACCCTGCTTCTTCAAGCTGCCTGGGCTCAAGATGATTCCCACAACACCATCAAGGGCAATCGAGGCAATCAGCTTGTAGGCGTGCGCCTTGGCATCTATCATTTTACGTCAAACGAGGAATCGATTTTCGGGGACAACCTCATATCGTCAAGCACCACGAATAACGGATTTGCAGCAGAAGTGTTCTTCAATTACTTCTTCCTTGATCAGACGGCGCTTGAAGTCTCTCTCGGAAATGCAAATCGCGGGGACATTCTGTACGAGAATGAATCGATAGGGAGGCTCTTCGGATCGGCAGGCGTCTATCCGATGACGTTAGGTCTCAAGATCACGCCGCTATCGGGGATTGTCAGCGGTCATTATCAGCCGTATATTCATGGGGGCGGCTCTCTCGTTGTCACGCGAGAGATATTCGAGGGGGGAACTCTCTACACTGATCAGTATGCATACTACGATTTCGGATCAAAATCGAGAACCGCTTTTGGTTGGTGGGCTGGAGGCGGATTCGAGTCTTACGTGTCGTCGACAATTGCAGTGACATCGAATTTCAAATACTATTCTATCGACTACTCCAAGTATATCGCAGGATACAAAGATCATTCCGGCTATCAGATATCCGTAGGGATAGCCTATATTTTCAGAAAGAAATAG
- the gap gene encoding type I glyceraldehyde-3-phosphate dehydrogenase translates to MGSKVAINGFGRIGRLVLRAAMKNKSALDFVSINDITSAETLAHLFKYDSVHGIFDGEVKVDGDNLVINGKKVAVTAIKDPAELPHKAHGVDIVIECTGLFRDKASAGKHIQAGAKKVLISAPAKDPDGTFVIGVNCAQYDKSKHHIISIGSCTTNCLAPVVKVLNDNFGLLHGVMTTIHSYTNDQRILDLPHKDLRRARSAAVSMIPTTTGAAKAISLVIPDVAGKLDGLSIRVPTPDASIVDLVATVGKDVTKDEVNAAMKKASESGSLKGYLQYCTDPIVSIDIVGNPHSSIFDSLLTSVMAKRMVKVFSWYDNEWGFSCRMVDMMERML, encoded by the coding sequence ATGGGATCGAAGGTAGCTATTAACGGATTTGGCAGAATCGGACGACTCGTTCTGCGCGCCGCCATGAAGAACAAATCTGCACTCGATTTCGTATCCATCAATGATATAACAAGCGCCGAAACGCTTGCACATCTTTTCAAGTATGACTCAGTGCATGGCATCTTCGACGGCGAGGTCAAGGTTGACGGCGATAACCTGGTCATCAATGGCAAGAAGGTCGCTGTGACAGCGATAAAGGACCCCGCGGAGCTTCCTCACAAGGCTCATGGTGTGGACATAGTGATAGAATGCACCGGTCTGTTTCGCGACAAAGCGAGTGCCGGTAAGCACATTCAAGCCGGCGCCAAGAAAGTCCTGATTTCAGCACCGGCAAAGGATCCGGATGGCACATTCGTCATCGGAGTAAACTGTGCTCAATATGACAAATCAAAACACCACATAATCTCGATCGGTTCCTGCACCACGAACTGCCTCGCGCCGGTTGTGAAGGTGCTCAATGATAATTTCGGCCTCCTGCACGGTGTTATGACGACCATCCATTCTTACACAAATGATCAGCGCATACTCGATCTTCCGCATAAGGACCTGCGCCGTGCTCGTTCGGCGGCGGTATCTATGATCCCGACCACGACAGGCGCGGCAAAGGCTATCTCACTTGTGATCCCGGACGTGGCAGGCAAACTCGACGGTCTCTCGATTCGTGTTCCAACACCCGATGCGTCGATAGTGGACCTGGTCGCCACAGTCGGCAAAGATGTCACGAAGGATGAAGTAAATGCCGCAATGAAGAAGGCTTCAGAGAGCGGTTCACTCAAGGGATATCTCCAGTACTGCACCGATCCAATCGTCTCGATCGATATTGTAGGTAACCCGCATTCGTCGATCTTCGATTCGCTGCTGACATCTGTCATGGCGAAGCGGATGGTGAAAGTGTTCTCGTGGTATGACAATGAGTGGGGATTCTCCTGCCGCATGGTCGACATGATGGAGAGAATGCTGTAG
- a CDS encoding phosphoglycerate kinase — translation MNKLTIDDLSLSNKRVLVRVDFNVPLTPDGMVADDLRIRAALPTIKKIISSGGFPVLMSHLGRPKGERKSEFSLQPVAQCLTGLLGSPVKFASDCVGTDVEEQSRLLEPGETLLLENLRFHIEETKNDPAFAEKLSKLGDVYVNDAFGTAHRAHASTEGVTKFFDQCAAGYLMEKELQYLIGALSNPARPFVAILGGAKISGKIEVIKNLFDKVDSILIGGAMTFTFFKAMGYEVGDSLLEEDRVEMAGEVLAKAKAKNVELTLPVDIVVSNAADGSGEIRTVPFDGIPAGLKGLDIGEVSITRFEKILSGAKTVVWNGPMGLFEVDKFATGTYRIAKILADITGRGAVTIVGGGDSASAVAKSGLQDRMTHISTGGGASLELLEGKPLPGLAALSDK, via the coding sequence ATGAACAAGCTAACCATAGATGATCTGTCCCTATCAAACAAGAGAGTCTTAGTCAGGGTCGACTTCAATGTTCCGCTGACTCCTGATGGCATGGTTGCCGATGATCTTCGGATTCGAGCTGCACTGCCGACTATCAAGAAGATCATTTCTTCCGGTGGCTTTCCTGTCTTGATGTCGCATCTTGGCCGTCCCAAGGGTGAACGCAAGAGCGAGTTCAGCCTGCAACCGGTGGCGCAATGTCTCACTGGTTTGCTGGGCAGTCCGGTGAAGTTCGCTTCTGACTGTGTTGGCACTGATGTCGAAGAGCAATCGCGATTGCTCGAGCCGGGCGAAACTCTCCTACTCGAAAATCTGAGATTCCACATCGAGGAAACCAAGAACGATCCCGCCTTTGCAGAGAAGCTGTCGAAGTTGGGTGATGTGTATGTCAATGATGCATTCGGAACGGCGCATCGAGCGCACGCATCAACCGAGGGAGTCACGAAGTTCTTCGATCAATGCGCAGCGGGATATCTCATGGAGAAGGAGCTTCAGTATTTGATCGGAGCGCTTTCGAATCCTGCGCGACCGTTTGTCGCAATCCTCGGTGGGGCGAAGATCTCAGGCAAAATAGAAGTAATCAAGAACCTCTTCGATAAAGTTGATTCGATTCTCATCGGTGGCGCAATGACGTTTACTTTTTTCAAAGCCATGGGATATGAGGTTGGCGATTCACTACTCGAAGAGGATAGAGTCGAGATGGCGGGGGAGGTTCTCGCCAAGGCTAAAGCTAAGAATGTTGAATTGACTCTCCCTGTGGATATTGTTGTCTCAAACGCTGCGGACGGAAGTGGCGAAATCAGGACAGTACCATTCGATGGGATTCCAGCAGGCCTGAAGGGCCTTGATATCGGGGAGGTCAGCATTACCCGATTCGAGAAGATTCTGTCCGGTGCGAAAACCGTCGTGTGGAACGGACCGATGGGTCTGTTCGAGGTCGATAAGTTCGCAACTGGAACATACAGGATCGCCAAAATACTCGCCGACATTACCGGTCGAGGTGCGGTGACCATAGTCGGCGGTGGTGACTCTGCGTCGGCGGTCGCCAAGTCCGGACTGCAGGATAGAATGACGCACATCTCCACCGGCGGCGGCGCCAGCCTGGAGTTGCTCGAAGGCAAGCCTCTTCCGGGACTTGCCGCACTCAGCGACAAATAG
- the tpiA gene encoding triose-phosphate isomerase yields the protein MRRYVIAGNWKMQKDDHETVELCNAIRSGYKPDDRYELVICPPFTSIASAVETVKGTDIAIGGQNICWEAEGAFTGEVSARMLLTAGCKYVILGHSERREYLSESDQLIGTKVQLALSEGLVPIVCVGEKLDERESGRMEDVVGGQFDGVFANIDKAGFDKCVIAYEPVWAIGTGKTATPEMADDVHRFIRGKVEERFGRDSAEKMRILYGGSMKPTNSAELLAQPNIDGGLIGGASLKADSFLGIASTIK from the coding sequence ATGAGAAGATACGTAATTGCGGGAAACTGGAAAATGCAGAAAGATGACCACGAAACGGTTGAACTCTGCAACGCTATCAGGAGCGGCTACAAGCCGGATGATCGTTATGAACTCGTTATCTGTCCACCCTTCACGTCGATCGCCAGTGCCGTCGAAACGGTCAAAGGCACAGATATCGCCATCGGGGGACAAAACATCTGCTGGGAGGCGGAAGGCGCTTTTACGGGCGAAGTGAGCGCGCGGATGCTCTTGACAGCGGGATGCAAATATGTTATCTTGGGCCACTCTGAGAGAAGGGAATATCTCTCGGAAAGTGACCAGTTGATTGGCACGAAGGTTCAACTGGCACTGTCGGAAGGACTCGTTCCGATTGTCTGCGTCGGCGAGAAGCTTGATGAGCGCGAATCGGGACGGATGGAGGATGTCGTCGGCGGTCAGTTCGACGGCGTTTTTGCCAATATCGACAAAGCTGGTTTTGATAAGTGTGTGATCGCTTACGAGCCGGTTTGGGCGATCGGCACCGGAAAGACCGCAACTCCCGAGATGGCCGACGATGTTCACAGGTTCATACGGGGGAAGGTGGAGGAGAGATTCGGACGCGACAGCGCTGAGAAGATGAGGATACTCTACGGCGGATCGATGAAACCGACAAACTCAGCCGAACTTCTGGCGCAGCCGAACATCGATGGTGGTTTGATCGGCGGAGCATCGTTGAAAGCCGATAGTTTTCTTGGAATTGCATCTACGATAAAATAG
- the secG gene encoding preprotein translocase subunit SecG has translation MFTILITIHVLVSFGLIISVLMQSSKGEGLAGAFGGGGGVSGAVFGGRGAAPFLSKATTALAIMFMGMCLLLTLTTGGGRSSEAVAGGSSAVQDYARDQAGQVTPTDVPEVNVGQPMEGQPQQDLPITVTPTPTGQTDQGQQKEKPPEGSGGE, from the coding sequence TTGTTCACGATTCTGATTACGATTCATGTTCTCGTCTCCTTTGGGCTGATCATCAGCGTTTTGATGCAGTCCTCCAAGGGTGAGGGCCTGGCTGGAGCGTTCGGCGGTGGCGGAGGTGTTTCCGGAGCGGTATTCGGTGGACGCGGCGCGGCGCCGTTTCTTTCGAAAGCTACGACTGCCCTGGCGATCATGTTCATGGGGATGTGTCTTCTGCTGACGCTGACCACAGGTGGTGGGCGTAGTAGCGAAGCTGTTGCCGGTGGCTCATCCGCAGTGCAGGACTATGCACGCGACCAGGCGGGACAGGTGACGCCGACTGACGTACCGGAGGTCAATGTTGGACAGCCGATGGAAGGCCAGCCGCAGCAGGATCTTCCGATCACTGTGACGCCGACGCCAACAGGTCAAACCGACCAGGGTCAGCAGAAGGAGAAACCGCCGGAAGGATCTGGCGGAGAATAG